The Psilocybe cubensis strain MGC-MH-2018 chromosome 7, whole genome shotgun sequence genome has a window encoding:
- a CDS encoding Siderophore biosynthesis regulatory protein URBS1, which produces MPRPSSLGRTTTPPTTTANSSSANNGAAPPAAASSTTTAPATTTVGPSPFAPPSARAAAAAAAAAAAANAVPPATPSKIVVVDPALTSSPTSVAAAAVAAANAAASSASSSNNAKPIGPHTNAAGGTCPGDGRCDGTGGTSACSGCPTYNNVLALTARIESAMQAAAASSEGGEGAGGEDGAEDVVMMMVKDGGEDGVPGSPGAGVDSDASGAVGVASASAGGSASVGASASAAANRKARPAVGALCCANCGTSTTPLWRRDDVGNNICNACGLYFKLHGTHRPNSMKKTVIKRRKRVPAAPGAPGGISVTGRMSDQAAAEALVAVGRVNLSPGGNAEDSDGEGDDQPKKKRTRRTGKMSRDKDDDVLMDGDDDEDPREQQQQQSQRKRRAPGGGAAGSVNGWNGGERSASPHRAPSRNQEYLPRGGLPAFPVAGPGFELPSLAALNNGGAAFLGSASAPSSYIRSGSNAPSRTHSPLGPAGSSAAGAAQQQQQQQQYYAGGPGAVGGGGGSPHSEMSSLMVAAGVALGGLGIPSYMDLERHYFELSEQKRKWEEMMERTDRIMAGVKRTLDEMRGLAAQAQQQQQQHSPSQIHHLPAGIQQQSLPPPPGSRRQSPQLAAASQSSPGSSAATTSGAGPAVAAPAAVVAPAPAPAVPLNKPSSNADREKAPIWPIIDSTATRD; this is translated from the exons ATGCCTCGACCTTCTTCCCTTGGGCGGACGACGACTCCGCCTACGACGACTGCCAACTCGTCTTCAGCTAACAACGGTGCTGCACCCCCCGCCGCCGCTTCAAGTACGACAACGGCtccagcgacgacgacggttGGCCCGTCACCGTTTGCGCCACCGTCGGCTCGGGCAGCGGCCGcggccgctgctgctgctgctgctgccaatGCGGTGCCTCCTGCGACGCCGAGCAagattgttgttgttgaccCTGCGTTGACGTCCTCGCCGACGTCTGTagcggctgctgctgtcgCCGCGGCCAACGCAGCTGCCTCCTCTGCGTCCAGCTCCAACAACGCCAAGCCGATAGGCCCCCACACGAACGCAGCGGGCGGTACGTGTCCTGGCGATGGGCGGTGCGATGGTACAGGCGGAACGAGCGCGTGCAGCGGGTGTCCGACGTACAATAATGTGTTGGCATTAACGGCTAGGATCGAAAGTGCGATGCAGGCTGCAGCTGCGTCGTCTGAAGGTGGTGAAGGTGCGGGTGGTGAGGACGGTGCGGAGGATGTGGTTATGATGATGGTGAAAGATGGCGGTGAGGACGGTGTGCCGGGTTCGCCGGGTGCGGGCGTCGACAGTGATGCCAGTGGTGCGGTTGGTGTTGCTAGTGCCAGTGCGGGTGGAAGTGCGAGTGTAGGTGCCAGTGCAAGTGCGGCGGCGAACCGTAAGGCGCGCCCGGCTGTTGGTGCGCTTTGCTGTGCGAATTGCGGGACGAGTACGACTCCACTTTGGAGGAGGGATGATGTGGGGAATAATATTTGTAATGCTTGTG GTCTCTACTTCAAGCTGCACGGAACCCACCGCCCCAATTCTATGAAGAAGACCGTCATCAAGCGACGGAAGCGAGTGCCCGCTGCGCCTGGTGCACCTGGTGGCATTAGTGTCACAGGCCGTATGTCGGATCAAGCGGCCGCTGAGGCGCTCGTGGCTGTCGGCCGTGTCAATCTCTCACCTGGTGGCAATGCCGAGGACAGCGACGGTGAAGGCGACGACCAGCCTAAGAAGAAGCGTACGAGGCGAACGGGCAAGATGTCACGTGACAAGGACGATGATGTGCTCATGGAcggagacgacgacgaagatccGAGagaacagcagcagcaacagtcGCAGAGAAAGAGGCGTGCGCCTGGCGGTGGTGCTGCTGGGAGCGTCAATGGATGGAACGGCGGTGAACGCTCGGCGTCGCCGCACAGGGCGCCGTCGCGGAACCAGGAGTACCTCCCGCGAGGCGGATTGCCCGCGTTCCCTGTTGCCGGACCCGGATTCGAGCTTCCGTCGCTGGCGGCGCTGAACAATGGCGGAGCAGCATTCTTGGGCAGTGCGAGTGCGCCTTCTAGTTATATCCGTTCGGGATCCAATGCGCCAAGTAGGACTCACTCGCCTTTAGGACCTGCTGGATCGTCGGCGGCTGGTGCTgctcaacagcagcaacagcaacagcaataTTACGCTGGAGGACCTGGAGccgttggaggaggaggtgggtCGCCGCACAGCGAGATGTCGAGTTTGATGGTCGCTGCTGGCGTTGCTCTTGGAGGTCTTGGTATACCGAGCTACATGGACCTGGAGAGGCACTACTTTGAGCTCTCCGAGCAGAAGAGGAAGTGGGAGGAGATGATGGAGAGGACCGACAGGATCATGGCCGGCGTGAAGAGGACGTTGGATGAGATGAGAGGATTGGCGGCGCAGgcacaacagcaacaacaacagcattCGCCTAGTCAGATCCATCATCTCCCAGCGGGTATTCAGCAACAGTCgttgccaccaccaccaggaTCGAGGAGGCAGTCGCCTCAGCTTGCGGCTGCGTCGCAGTCGTCGCCTGGATCGTCGGCGGCCACGACGAGCGGTGCGGGACCTGCAGTCGCTGCCCCTGCAGCTGTTGtcgctcctgctcctgctcctgctgtTCCCCTGAACAAGCCTAGCTCCAACGCGGACCGCGAGAAAGCTCCGATATGGCCTATCATCGATTCAACTGCTACTCGTGATTAG